CCGTCGATGCCTCcttcttggaagtggggCGAGTGGGGTTCGGGGGCAGAGGGAGGGTTTTCAAGCTGGTGGATGGACTTTTCTTGGGAAGCAATGCGTGTAGCTGGATCTGAGTCGCCAACGGTCTGGGCATCCCAGTCACGACTCTGATTTTCTGGACGTGTGCGAGCATCAGAGGGCGCGTCCATGTTGAAAAATCTAGTTACACGGGCAGCCTCCGGTAAATCAAGGTTGTTGACATGATGCATCCTGCCTATATACGGTTCATTTGTAAGCGCCCGAGATGGACCCTTTCTTTTACGTTTGATTGTGCCGTTTGATTCCCGTGTAATCCCGTGTAATCCCGCTTAATCCAGCTTTTCTCCTAAGCATGTCACGATTTAAATTTAGCGCAACGGTGGTACTGGCATACCCTGTTATGCTCGCCATTCAGACAGTTCCCAGAGATGAGTCAATTGTGCTCACTACCCGAATGATAAATTTATGCAGGGTATTCTCTTATTAGTTAATGGAAAATCTCCACCAACATGCTCACTAATTACCACATTGTGCGACTGGGGGTTTCTTGCTTGCTCCTATTCATGAGATCGAACAAGTAGTCTCTTTTACGTTGAAAGTCTGGATTATGGTTATACAAGCATTGAAGTGATTTGTGTTTGGCTGTCGTCCTCGtactctacggggccccaaaagtctcgggagcgctccgggactcgcttttgtcggcgagcattccggagcgtttggtatgacgctcggaagAACTCGTGGAGGGCTCCtaagtgctcgccgagcaatcccgATTCatcggatcctaacgaggaggttcccaaaaccggagcactccagagcgctcccgggttcttggggcccccgtagagATATGCACCTCTTGCGGACATCATTGCTACGCATACAGGCAGTTTCGCAGAGCCATCAGCCTCGTTTAATTGTAGCTCTTATTACTCGTAGTGTTTCAATACAGATGCTTCTCCTGGCCAAACTGCAGCTGGCTTACATTGCTCGAAATATCCTGACTTACCCCGAATCTCGTCAAAAGAATGTTATGCTGCGTAACTGTGCTATAGGAATCGAAGGTTTCTCGTCCCATGTCGTGCATTTAATGTCTAAGGTCTGGGTACGAATACCAATGATACCGTTATGTATACTAGGGGGTCTAGTTATGCTCATCGATGCAAAATATCACGACTTCCCCTGGACCATTTACATAAAAGCTTTGTAAACCGGACAAGAAGCTAAATTTATGGTATAAAACACGTAATAAATTGAGACAACTGAATGAAGTTTGATTGAGAGAATTTGGTGTTTCGAGATCCGGAGTCATCGTTTGTGTCCATGGTGATCTGGGTACTATCAATGTAACTCACAGGCTTTTGTTGAGTCCTTGACAGCCTGTGTGAGCAAGGAGCCATAGTACACCAATAAGGAGACTATCTATCATGTTTCTCAACCTTTGAGGCTCTGTCCCCAGGCTCCTTTTAGCCTGGGGAGTTTTTCCCCAGCAGGTTCTGACGCAGAGAGTGCCTGCGATAGTAGGTGTATATTACATAACAATACATAGTCAGATTGACCAGACTTATGCAAGAGTCGGTCAACTCGAGTGTGACATGATGTAACACGCTAAGCGCGAGCTGGAGCCGGGCACGATCATATACCCCGAGAACTCATCAGCACTCCAGAAAAAGCGATTAAATGAACATAAGAATTGTGCCTCTAAACCATGTTGAGATTATGCCTTGTATCATAAAATTGGTGTTCCAAATTAACTCCCAATTTTGCTGGGAGTTAAACGGAAGAGATTCCATGGATGAACCCCGCCTCTGGTTGATTGTTACTAGCATGACAAATACTCAAACAATGCAACGCGGGCACGTGATCGTGTGCAGCCTTTCTGCTATCCGCGACCACAACCATAGCCATAGCATCCGCTCTCacaagttttttttttttttggatatTAGTCTGTTATGGCCACTAAACTCTCCTCGAAAACCAAAAAGGCCATAACCCTCAAAGGCTCTACACAGATCGTCACCGAGTTTCTGAAATACGCATCGTATACAATCCTGTATCAACGTGGCGTCTATCCTCAGGATGATTTTCATTTTGTTAAAAAATATGGGCAAACGCTACTAGTTAGCCAAGACCCTGCTCTAGAAAGATACTTGGATAACGTGCTAAAGCAAGTTCATGGTGAGTTTCCGTACTCAAACCTTACGATGCATTAAATTGACATCACTTCTGCCCTTCTGACATTACTTCCAGAGTGGATCATGAAGGGCGATGTCTCACAAATCGTGTTGGCTATTTTAACACGAGAGACGGGCGAGCCACTAGAAAGGTGGACGTTCGATATCCACGTCACGGAGGCTGCGCCCGGCGTGCTGGAAGGAACGTAAGTAATTTTCCACGTCTTCTCACTTTTATTGACGCCCATCACTCGCTACCTAGTGCCCCTTCCAAACCGGATTCGGAAATTCAATCGGAAATTCGTGCTATCTTAAAACAGATCTCCAGTGCTATCACATTCCTACCTGATCACTATGACCCTACTACTTTCAAGTTGCTTGCTTATACAAGAGACAGCGGCGAGGCTCCTGTCGGTGAATGGGTAGGCTCGGATGCGCATCTATTGCCAGCTGCCGAAGCGCAACAAGTCAAACTTCGGAGCTTTAGCACAGACTTACATCGGATCGAAGCAATGGTGGCTTATCGCTATACGGGCGACAACGCATGATTACGATGTGAGGGTAGTTTTGAATTCGTGGATCTTCGTATAAATACTTTAATTCTTGGTCGATGCCTCTTCTTTTATTTCTTTTCCCATGGTTGATGTATCCATTACTCATTTAATGTTTTACTCGAACCGGATGCCTTCAATGATTTCAACCAAGCCAAAGCTCAATAACATGGCACGGATATGAGACAGGAGCAAGTCGTGTCCTGTGGAAATATCAGTAGGTAAACGTAAATACGTTAAAAAGTCAAATGTTCTTCATTCCCTGCTCAATCCAAGGTCCAACACAGACCTACCTGGAGGCTCAGCCCAGGAGTTAATAATATATGAGAAAGGAGTTATGGCTTGAACTTCTATGTTTCTTTGCGCATATACACACTCAATCTTTCGCAACTCTGGCTAATTCAGAAATCGCCAGCGTGTCCGATGTTTGGTGACGATGAGATCAGATAATACTTATATTGGTATAATTATATGGCCTTTGATTTACTTCATGCTAGTATATAATACGGTGTAGTTTGACTGGTGGTCCGGAGCGTATTCTAATTGACGAGCACTTGTGCTGGCCCTGCTCGAAGTATGCCCTACGGAACAGAACAAAGTTTTGAATGATGGGTATCTTGTATTTCCAGGCACTTCGGTCACCTTTTCGACCCATTCCAATCTCGCTTTGAGCTCAACCCCGTCAAACTCGATACATAATATAAAACCGAGTCTCCAGCAGTTATCTGAGCTCGGATCCTTCTGAAGAGCACCTTCCATAGTACTAATCTGAGCACTAATGAAGCAAACCAATTCAAAACCGTCGATCATGTTATCTTAAAAGCAATTCAGCACGCTCTGAAAGTACATAGCGAAGAAGCGAATTAGGCATACCATTCGAATCTACCACCCAGCCTGGAGGAGACGTCGCTTCATTTACCCATGCATATAAAGCGACCGTAAACTGGCCCAAGTCGGGATTGAACGACTCGTACATTCTTTCGTATGCCTTTTTGATAACGAGATTGCAATCTACCATTTGACTCTGCCAGATTGACATAATCGCGAGATGAGCATCCCTCGTATATACCTGTCACACTTACCCGCGCAATGATTTGACTCCACTTTCCGCCTACATGTGGGATCCCatttgccaaggtctttgtCGGGCGGTGCACATGCTCCAGGACTTCTGGGTCGTATGGTTCCATAGTTTTCAGCCCGAATGACATGCGCGCCGCCCTCCCAACGACACGTTGCTTAACGTACCAAATGATAGAGCCATCCGATGCAGCTTTACCACTATTAATAAGGTGCACGCGTGCTAAGGAACATTATGTTTTTTAGAATGATGGGGCACGTACTAGGTATCGTCCAGGAATAACACTCGGATATTCCATGGGCGGAATTCTTCTTCGACCCGCCGCCGTAGATACTTGCTAGCGCCGAACCCTCCCACCAGGAATATGTACTAAGCACAGAATGAGTAAGCTAGAAAGGAGCACAGAGTCGAAACATACCTTTGGCCTCATACCTGCCAACTGCTTATGTAGGCTCTTAATCACACCCCGCACAGGATCCTCGAAAAAGCTTTGAACAACTTTCCTGTGATCAAGTGAACTTAATAACAGATAAATATTTGTTGTACTGGAACAAACTTGCGAATCTATCTTGCATATACCATCGGGGTTTTCCGGAAGCGAAACCCCTGCTTCAACGACATAATATTGCTGTGCCTCGGGTCCAGTGTTGAACTCCCGCTTGCAATGTAGCTCAAAGTTTTCTTCTCCCTTTTGTATAAACTGTTCGACCATTCGCTGCTGCTCTGGAGGTTGAGCATTCAAGATACTTTTGAGGTATTTGATAAATGCCTCGTTGACAAAAATGCCTCCGGCGGGTTGACCTAAAATGATAAAGGTCAAAAACTGCCAGCAAAAAGCTTCCGTGGTGGTTTACAATCTGAAGGCTTGACTTCTTTGAGGCGGATTGAAGGAGTGGGGGAATAAAATGCGGTGGGAGTGGCTGACTTTGATTTGTTACTCCGGAATGCATTAGTTAGGCGGGTACGTATGCCCTTCTTCGCATCGGTCACAGTCGCTGTCTCTATTGAGAAGACCAAGATGACATTACCGGTGTGGGATGATGTGCAAGCACTGAACCAACGTACCGGGATTACGGTCACCCGTCATCTCACCTTCAGCTACTCCCTGAACTACGTAGGCCGCAGTATCGACCGTTGATCCACCAGCATCACAGACAATGAACTGGTCTCCCGGCTGTGTAGATAAACATAGCGAGCATAAGCAATTTAGGCCAAACATAAGGCTTAGACTTACTTCGAGATTTTTATATTGCTTCCATAGTATGTAGTGTACCGATGcctctgcttctgggacaaaCCTAACTCGCCGTACAGAATCATCTCCTCCGATAAATCCACTCATGACCACAGAAGATCGCAGTCTGGCTTGCTGTTGGACCCCCCACCCATTTGGGTGCGCTATGACCAAGGTTATGTTGCGGGATAGCTCCTCCCAGTCTTCCATGTCGGATCTTTCATTGATACGCTTCTTGGTATGTTCGAGTAGATATCTTATGATATCTGCGTATACGGTTTCGATAGTGAGTCCAGCTGGAAGGGCTGAAAAATAGTTTGTGAGTGGATATTTATACATTTACTTTTGAAGCGGTTTTTTAATCACCTTCGAAATTGAAATCTTCATAATTTGCCATTGCAGGAGGATGGAGGAAGAGCTTGAAATACCGAACCAAGTGCCAATCCTGGTCTTTGGCAGCATGCCGATTTCTTGGAGTATATACCTCAGCTCCGGCCACTTTAAGCTACTTGGATTAACGAACGAAATACAATATCAGCCGAAGTTAACGAACCTGGTTGTATTTGTCGTAATATAATTTCGAAGCAGTCTTTGCCTCATCAGTGCCGCCGAATCCAGCTGCACTTGGCCAGTGAGTCACCCTTTCGGGCAAAGGTACTCTCCCTATGGACATATGCCATTTTTTCAGATCTCAGCTCTCTCAAATCTCAAGTTAATGGAGGGGGAACTAGCCTGGTTGTAAATAAGAGAATGTTACACTACTGTGTGCTGTCCCAATGTCGAGGCCAACTACGAACTCAGGCTTTCCTCCCCAGGGCACGTCGTCAATGGGAGTTGGCATGGTACGTGGTGGAAGTAAACAAGTTTAAGCACTCAGAGTTTGTACAGAGTTGTGTGTGAAGCCGATATTCATTGTTGCCCACGAGGGTTGGACCGTTTAGATTTCCTGATCAGTTGACAGAAATAGCCATGTGTAAACCCGCCAAGAATTGGGGCTATAACGACGTTCATCGATCATTACTATACTTGGCATCGAGACCGGTGGCTTCTCTGCGGGACCCCCAAGACCCGGAGCTCCCTGGTTTTGGTGACTTGCTAGTGCTTGCTCAGGTTTAATAGATATGGAGTGTTGCCTGAGCATTCTAGCACATCTGTATCTGCATCTTCATACCCAATGCTCCGAATTATTCGTCCACCACGAGTCTGTGACCATTCCGGGGTCTTCGCCTAATTGATGGGAGGAATTGGGGGCCTCGGCATTGTTACCGCTATTGGTATTAGTACCAACATGCTCGGGGTAGTTACCTAACCGAACCGCCACATCGATTCAAGATAGGAATATGCCTCTGATGGCGCGCCACTACGGCACCTGATTTGCCAGCAGGGCATCATTGTAGCAAGATATGTATACACTTCGCGACGCGTGTGCCCAACCGTCCCGCTTATGAGGACTTGAGGTTGGGGTGTCCTTCGTTATTCCATTTCAACTACCACCTCCCCAAGAGTAAATGGTCAACATAACCGCCAACAGCACCGATGCTTTGTTTGAATACACTGGCACCTGGTCGAGAGAGGCGAGGACAGATCCCACTTATAGGATCTGGAAGGGCGGAGACAGCCTACAGCTTCGCTTGGACGCGTCAGAAGTATATCTTTTCGGGTGAGTGTGCTTCATAAGTTTGTCTCAGTCAGAAGTTAAATTACGTTCAAAATCTGCTAGTAGTGCAAGGTTTAGTGAGAAAGGGAATAGCAATTCTACATATATTGTAACAACGTTTTTCGATTGATCGACTTGAGCTCTGGGTACCTAACGCTTGGCCATCAGATCAATGTGACCAGTGCTGGTTCCCCATTCCCTTCCGAAGGGTGTAGTGGAACTAGAACAAAGAACGATACAACAGAAAGACCACTCTGCACGTTAAAAAATCTaaacccaagccaaccagTCAATCTGAACCTGTTAATTGAACGGAACCAGCCACTAAAGTCTTTCTCCTTGAGTAATATTACATGGAATGATCCCAATGAAAGGCGAGTTGGGCGGTCAGGAATTATTTATGAGCTGCTGATTTATGCCCTGCTCTTCACTCAGCAACGAAACAGGTTCCAACTGGAAGCCAGTACAAGCATCAAGTAGCTCAAATAACTGGGAGACAGGTACTCAAGGAGAGGAATTTAGGCATGTTCACCTTATGGTTTGACCGAATAATAAACTACAATAATTCTAATTTTAGCAGATGTGCGCCAGGCAACGGTTCCAGCATAACTTTCGAGTTTTCAGGTGAGAACACAAGGTCGAATCTATATTTTGTTCTTGGTATAAATGCTTCGAATTTAGGTAGTGGTGTTATCGTAAAGGGACTAGGTAATAAGTCAAACATAAATGCTGCCTACAAGTAAGTCCAGAAATTCGCGAGATTTTGAAACTGATTGATCGTATCTTTCTCAGAGTATCTGTCAATGGCAATGCAAGTGCAGCACCCGGAACTTCGGACTTATGGGAAGCCTATGCGCCCGCAAACCAAGCGATTACTCTGGTTAGTTTCCGTCTGCTAGTATGTCTGTATATCTTACCGCCGTCATTCTAGTATCGAAATATGAGATTAGGCAACGAGTCTCAAAGCATTACTCTTTCGGAAATACAACTAGCACCCGATTCTTCGTTCTGCGTACTACGTGCGAATGTTTCCAGCGTGAATAGACATGAAGACACACCATCCAGCCCGTCGCCCACGGCCGATGATTCCCATAACTCAGTATCAAAGTCTCTTTCCAGTGGCAAAAAGGTTGGTATAGCGGTCGGCGTGATTATCATAGTCGGTATCATAGTAGGAGGCATCATACTATTTTATCGTCGGCGCATAGCACACAGGGCAACCACTTGGGACCCCAAAAAAGTGAAATATTGCTCCAAGTGTGGAACGGCAATCACAGACCGATATCGTATGGAATGCGTTCAAGCTGGGTAAGTTTTAGTTCAAACCTTGATATATGCACGCGACTAATTGTATCACCGTAGATCCTGTGTCCAAGATGTGGATCTCCATCTAAAATGTCAGGATTGGAACGAGCCTAAGAATCACAGTCATGAAGTGCATAAAGTCCTCAACCGTCAATAGTTTCTTTCATTGATAATATACCATTCTGCAATGTAACCTTATTGTAATGTTGTAACGCTCATCAGCTACTGCACAGCCACCGCCCTCAATAACTGATAATCGTTCCGACATCATTAACGGCCTCGTCGGCGGTTTTTGAGCATGGCTTGTAGCCGTCTATAAGCTTGGAGCAAAAAATTTCTGTTCCAAGAGCGGGAAAACCAGAGGATACTCGCAAAATGATTCAATTCTTTTAGGTAAACGGaagtggatatatgcgtagaTTTGTTCTTGCCTTGTTTAATAGGCCTCGCCGTGAATGCGCGTTACTGAATTATTCAATGATTTAGATTATAACTAATCGATCCTCCCATCTGCCGCGATTTCGTACGTGCGTTATTAGGGAAGAAATCAAGCCTAATGTACATCATTTGATGAACCTAACAAAACTCATACAATGCGGGGTATCATTTTCTCAAACCGAGCGCAGTGACCACTTCCTTAATAGTCCCGTATCCTCAGAGCCTATAGTTGATTCAGATGCATGCACCCTTCTCTCAGAGACTACCGTGAATACCATCCCACCATGTTTAGCCTCACCATACTTGATAACCACGTCATCGACTTCCCGCTGACTTAACCCGTCTATTCTATTGAAGCTTCTATCTCTTGTCGCAGTCAGAATCCTCGACAGATTTGATTCGTCGCTGGGAACGCTGTCATCCTCGCATGAGAGGTACGCAAATAACCCAGCTATAAAGGTTACCCCCAAGGCGGAACCGTAGGCGATCCATAATTGGTGAGGCGCATACACGTATTGGTTCGCAAACGGCACGGCATGAGCTTCCCTTGTTACCGTAGTCCAATTCTGGTTGTACGCATCTCTAGTTAAAGATAGAGTAGCGTTGGAAAAAAGAGCTTCTAGAGCGTTTCCAAGGCCGAGGTCTTGGGCCCAAGGCGCAAGGTTGAATGACTTGGAGTCCTCGTCAACGTTGAAAAGGCGGTCAAGGTTGGGCATTAAGGCATTATTCGGATATTGTGAAATGGGCCCTATTGAGAGAGGATGTATAACTATCGTGCCAGAAATCGTCTGTGAAAATGCGTCTATGAAAGCCCATGAATTCATCTGGGCTTTGGCGCAGCCAGGAACATCTTCAAGACGAGATAAGCTCCATGAAACAGAACGGGGGCACAAATAGCTGTTCACGAAGCCAAGAGGCAATCCAACAAAAGTTTGATCTGAGAGCACTGTTTTGTTTAAGATTCTAGAGTACTGTCGATTCATTCCATATTCGACGGCTGCAGTATATGAGGTGTTATGGAAGGTGCAGCGCGTGCCTATTGGCGTGGTATTGTATGCTCCCACTCGATGAACACCATTGGTTAATGGCCAAACAGTCACGTTTAGGCTCAAATAATTTTCCATAATGTTAAAGCTCCCTCGATAGGTTCTATTTCGTCCGAGCTCTGGAGCAGATGGATCGGGGGTGTAATCGACACATTTTAGGCCGGGTGCGAAATAAGTAGTATTATATTCACATCCATACCGACACTGTCGAGTCGCGGGCCAATCCAGAATATCATTTGCAGTGATCCTATTTCGCATGAAACGACGAAGATGATTCGTTGGCCGAACGAAGCCCCAAGTCTCGTTCATCACCGCGTATAGCCGAGGATCCGCGGAGAAATTGATATTAGGCACGCGAAGATCAGTCTGAACGAGATTCATTGGTCGAACAACAAGAGCGGCCGGCGGAGTGATGGTCACAAGTATATACGTAACAAGGCATGCTGACCAGTAGATAGGGCGATGAAGTGATCTAATCGAAGAGCTAAACATGATCTGCAGAATCGGAAGGAGCGAAGGTAACTGGAAAGCCGAATCGACAGTTCTAATAGGAAGGTTGCGACCAACGAGTGAGGACCAGACCTGGTTCGTGTGGCCTGATTCAGCGTAGGACAAAAAAAAGACATTCAACATACCAACGTGTTAAATATTGTACCAGCAGACCAGACTAGACATGTATGAACTGCCATTGCCCACCCGTTCTTCAGTACGTTGATTCCAAACTGACTGTACTGCGAGGGATTCTGTCCGTTCAGAGCGCAGTATACAAAGTGATTGCCCAAACTAAGCAGGAACGCCAGTGTCCAAGGACCAAACGCTCTGAATAGCCATCGCGTCTTCTTACTGGTATGTGCATAAATTTGGCTGCGATATATCATATTCAGTTTCAGACTATCAAAGTTTGCCTTGCCGGCACTTGTTACGGAATTTATCACGCCGAAGGGTGGAAAGGGAACTTATGGGAGTTTTGAAGGGGATAACGAGCCGACTGGATAACAGTGGAGCGCAAGGCAGTGCGTCACAGTGCATCGCGTGTGTTCAATGGTGACCGGGGTACCCACTTAGTAGCCTGCCTGCGGAATTGGCAATGATCCAGGATGCCCGTCCCCATACAATCGCCGTACCAGACAGACTCGGACGACTGGGTCTATATGGTGCTGTGACAAGAGTGAATTATATGTAGGCTTTGAATTAAAATAATATATTGTATTATGTTGCATATAAGTGGCTTCAGCTGTACGTTTAATAACTAGCGTCTATATATGCTACACCGACATAGTGTCGATGTATATTTTATGCCTTACCTGGTAATTCTATCGGAAGTCAGTGCTTCACCCGGCATGCCAGTACTGCATATCAATGGAAGGGATGCACTCAAACTTATTGGGCCCCGAAGTCTACTATTTCTAGGCCATTTGGTACATAGGACCTCCTACCAAAGGATCCATACTGAAAGTCGCTTGCGGCTTAATTCATGCCATAATACAGATCAACCGAGTCAGACTTTACCCTGGCCTCGGACCCGGACGTGGGGTTCCCAGGTTCGTCGCGCATCAAATTTGGACATCGAATTTGAAACTGCCCCGGATCATGATCGTACTACGTGCAGTATATTAATTGCGGCACTAGTCATTGTAGATATACCAAGACACTGTACTTATAGATTGATTCAAAGGGATACCTATAACGGTGTTTTTTTTCCTACTTTGTTTTCTAACAGCGGGAACATTAGCGGCTTGGTGAAAAGGTAAGAAAGCATGATAAAGTGGTTTTCTAATTACTACCACCCCCTTAAAATACAAGGCTTATACACTAGGTCTACGGTCAAGCCTGCATGAAGTATTCTTTGGGGACACTCCGGAATAAGCAAAAAGTCATGACAGAGAGTAGCCTTCTATTCCATGGCGGGTTTCCTCGGGGTTCGTGGTACGGTAACGCTGTCGATCAATCTCAAGTAACCAAAAGTGGGAACTTCGACGCGGAAGTTGAAATTGCTGCGGGAGTAAATTGGAAATTAGACGCGGAGGATAGGGTCTTGCGCGCGTGCGACGTTGTTCTGTGTAACTTCGTAGGTGGGCCCCCGAGTCAGAACGCGCGCACGAATCATTACCACCTGTTGGCAAGAGATTGTTAAACAATGTTAAACAATCAACTAACGACTCATTCTATCCGTCCGATAGTATAAAACATGGGGTCTGCCAACTTTCAATGTCACATCTCACAACAACATATTACTTGTGGAACTCAAACTTTTCATTTACTTAATGGATCCCCTCTTGAAATATTTTCTCACTGCTAAAGAGCATCCCTTTGAGATCGGAGTTGGTTTACTAACAACGTTTGGCGCGCATTTTGCATTAAAAGCTTTCAGGCGAGCAAATGCCTTTCGCCAATTGGATGGCCCGACGCCATCTTCTTCTCTTTGGGGTGAGTGAGCTTCTTAGAGCCTGAGATTTAACTCATATGGATATATTCCAAGGCGACGAGGCGCTTTTATATGACATTAAAACCAGTCTGACAATTCATGATGAACTGCTCAACCGGTACGGTTCTGTCTGCAAGGTTAAAGGACCACTCGGAGTAAGTTACTGGCGCTGTGACAACTATATCCTATACTAATAATCTTATGCCCAGGAGGACCGTGTTTGGATTGCTGACCCACGGGCGCTGAGTGATATTGTGGTCAAAGGCTTCGATGACTTCCATGAAGTCGAAGGATTTGTAGCGTGAGGATTCATGAACTCTTGTCAGCTCAAGCAGTGCATGACCAATATTGTAGATGGTTTGCTCTTACTCAAGGACCAACAATTATAACTACAAGTGGTATGTATGAATTGATCCCTTGGTGCGTTCTTCACTAACCCTTTTTAGGTCACAAACACAAGATGCAGCGGAAAGTGAGTTGTCTGGATTTATTAATATTGCATTGCTCATTTGTATATTTAGATTCTCAATCCAGTGTTCACCGCCGCTCATATGCGTAAATGTAAGCTTTATAATGGAGCTTGTTGATCTAGATTACTGATTCATTACAGTGGTAATGTTTTAGGAGAATCTTTTGAAGTACAGCTTGTTGATAATGCGAACTTTGACAGACTCCGACCTTCAACAGTATTGCTCATCATGTGAGCCCATAATCGATAATATAGATTCTCCTAGCTCATAATCAAA
The nucleotide sequence above comes from Rhizoctonia solani chromosome 3, complete sequence. Encoded proteins:
- a CDS encoding spindle assembly checkpoint protein, with the protein product MATKLSSKTKKAITLKGSTQIVTEFLKYASYTILYQRGVYPQDDFHFVKKYGQTLLVSQDPALERYLDNVLKQVHEWIMKGDVSQIVLAILTRETGEPLERWTFDIHVTEAAPGVLEGTAPSKPDSEIQSEIRAILKQISSAITFLPDHYDPTTFKLLAYTRDSGEAPVGEWVGSDAHLLPAAEAQQVKLRSFSTDLHRIEAMVAYRYTGDNA
- a CDS encoding heat shock protein 70 kDa 12A, with protein sequence MSIGRVPLPERVTHWPSAAGFGGTDEAKTASKLYYDKYNQLKVAGAEVYTPRNRHAAKDQDWHLVRYFKLFLHPPAMANYEDFNFEALPAGLTIETVYADIIRYLLEHTKKRINERSDMEDWEELSRNITLVIAHPNGWGVQQQARLRSSVVMSGFIGGDDSVRRVRFVPEAEASVHYILWKQYKNLEPGDQFIVCDAGGSTVDTAAYVVQGVAEGEMTGDRNPETATVTDAKKGIRTRLTNAFRSNKSKSATPTAFYSPTPSIRLKEVKPSDCQPAGGIFVNEAFIKYLKSILNAQPPEQQRMVEQFIQKGEENFELHCKREFNTGPEAQQYYVVEAGVSLPENPDVVQSFFEDPVRGVIKSLHKQLAGMRPKYIFLVGGFGASKYLRRRVEEEFRPWNIRVLFLDDTYGKAASDGSIIWYVKQRVVGRAARMSFGLKTMEPYDPEVLEHVHRPTKTLANGIPHVGGKWSQIIARSQMVDCNLVIKKAYERMYESFNPDLGQFTVALYAWVNEATSPPGWVVDSNDNMIDGFELVCFISAQISTMEGALQKDPSSDNCWRLGFILCIEFDGVELKARLEWVEKGILRAGPAQVLVN